The Saccopteryx leptura isolate mSacLep1 chromosome 2, mSacLep1_pri_phased_curated, whole genome shotgun sequence genome has a window encoding:
- the THYN1 gene encoding thymocyte nuclear protein 1 isoform X3, with translation MPRPKKRLAGASGQDKKGPAGKRAKTKNPDEASIKVENSGLQKTLGLKKCGTNLSSYWLMKSEPESRLEKGIDVKFSIEDLKAQPKQTACWDGVRNYQARNFLRAMKLEEEAFFYHSNCKEPGIAGLMKIVKEAYPDTTQFEKSSPYYDPSSKKDNPKWSMVDVQFVRMMKRFIPLAELKIHHQAHKATGGPLKNMALFTLQRLSVQPLTQG, from the exons ATGCCGAGACCCAAGAAAAGACTGGCTGGGGCTTCTGGGCAAG ACAAGAAGGGACCAGCAGGAAAGCGTGCCAAAACTAAGAACCCAGATGAGGCATCAATTAAAGTGGAGAACTCCGGCCTTCAGAAGACTTTAGGCCTTAAAAAATGTGGGACGAATCTAAGCAGCTACTGGCTGATGAAGTCAGAGCCAGAAAGCCGACTGGAGAAAGGTATAGATGTGAAG TTCAGCATTGAGGATCTCAAAGCACAGCCCAAGCAGACAGCATGCTGGGATGGTGTTCGCAACTATCAG GCCCGGAACTTCCTTAGAGCCATGAAGCTGGAGGAAGAAGCCTTCTTCTACCATAGCAACTGCAAAGAGCCAGGTATCGCAGGACTTATGAAG ATTGTGAAGGAGGCTTACCCAGACACCACACAGTTTGAGAAAAGCAGTCCCTATTATGATCCATCCAGCAAAAAAGACAACCCCAAATGGTCCATG GTGGATGTCCAATTTGTTCGGATGATGAAGCGTTTCATTCCCCTGGCTGAGCTCAAGATCCATCACcaagctcacaaagccactggaGGCCCTTTAAAAAATATGGCGCTCTTCACTCTCCAGAGACTCTCAGTTCAGCCTCTGACCCAAG GATGA
- the THYN1 gene encoding thymocyte nuclear protein 1 isoform X2 produces the protein MPRPKKRLAGASGQDKKGPAGKRAKTKNPDEASIKVENSGLQKTLGLKKCGTNLSSYWLMKSEPESRLEKGIDVKFSIEDLKAQPKQTACWDGVRNYQARNFLRAMKLEEEAFFYHSNCKEPGIAGLMKIVKEAYPDTTQFEKSSPYYDPSSKKDNPKWSMVDVQFVRMMKRFIPLAELKIHHQAHKATGGPLKNMALFTLQRLSVQPLTQGIE, from the exons ATGCCGAGACCCAAGAAAAGACTGGCTGGGGCTTCTGGGCAAG ACAAGAAGGGACCAGCAGGAAAGCGTGCCAAAACTAAGAACCCAGATGAGGCATCAATTAAAGTGGAGAACTCCGGCCTTCAGAAGACTTTAGGCCTTAAAAAATGTGGGACGAATCTAAGCAGCTACTGGCTGATGAAGTCAGAGCCAGAAAGCCGACTGGAGAAAGGTATAGATGTGAAG TTCAGCATTGAGGATCTCAAAGCACAGCCCAAGCAGACAGCATGCTGGGATGGTGTTCGCAACTATCAG GCCCGGAACTTCCTTAGAGCCATGAAGCTGGAGGAAGAAGCCTTCTTCTACCATAGCAACTGCAAAGAGCCAGGTATCGCAGGACTTATGAAG ATTGTGAAGGAGGCTTACCCAGACACCACACAGTTTGAGAAAAGCAGTCCCTATTATGATCCATCCAGCAAAAAAGACAACCCCAAATGGTCCATG GTGGATGTCCAATTTGTTCGGATGATGAAGCGTTTCATTCCCCTGGCTGAGCTCAAGATCCATCACcaagctcacaaagccactggaGGCCCTTTAAAAAATATGGCGCTCTTCACTCTCCAGAGACTCTCAGTTCAGCCTCTGACCCAAG GTATTGAATAA
- the THYN1 gene encoding thymocyte nuclear protein 1 isoform X1, with translation MPRPKKRLAGASGQDKKGPAGKRAKTKNPDEASIKVENSGLQKTLGLKKCGTNLSSYWLMKSEPESRLEKGIDVKFSIEDLKAQPKQTACWDGVRNYQARNFLRAMKLEEEAFFYHSNCKEPGIAGLMKIVKEAYPDTTQFEKSSPYYDPSSKKDNPKWSMVDVQFVRMMKRFIPLAELKIHHQAHKATGGPLKNMALFTLQRLSVQPLTQEEFDFILSLEEKKPS, from the exons ATGCCGAGACCCAAGAAAAGACTGGCTGGGGCTTCTGGGCAAG ACAAGAAGGGACCAGCAGGAAAGCGTGCCAAAACTAAGAACCCAGATGAGGCATCAATTAAAGTGGAGAACTCCGGCCTTCAGAAGACTTTAGGCCTTAAAAAATGTGGGACGAATCTAAGCAGCTACTGGCTGATGAAGTCAGAGCCAGAAAGCCGACTGGAGAAAGGTATAGATGTGAAG TTCAGCATTGAGGATCTCAAAGCACAGCCCAAGCAGACAGCATGCTGGGATGGTGTTCGCAACTATCAG GCCCGGAACTTCCTTAGAGCCATGAAGCTGGAGGAAGAAGCCTTCTTCTACCATAGCAACTGCAAAGAGCCAGGTATCGCAGGACTTATGAAG ATTGTGAAGGAGGCTTACCCAGACACCACACAGTTTGAGAAAAGCAGTCCCTATTATGATCCATCCAGCAAAAAAGACAACCCCAAATGGTCCATG GTGGATGTCCAATTTGTTCGGATGATGAAGCGTTTCATTCCCCTGGCTGAGCTCAAGATCCATCACcaagctcacaaagccactggaGGCCCTTTAAAAAATATGGCGCTCTTCACTCTCCAGAGACTCTCAGTTCAGCCTCTGACCCAAG AggagtttgattttattttgagcctggaagaaaagaaaccaaGTTAA
- the ACAD8 gene encoding isobutyryl-CoA dehydrogenase, mitochondrial isoform X1, producing the protein MAAMLRSGCRRLGARLCCPRGGLRALAEGNRRSLVSCIDPSMGLNEEQKEIQRVAFDFAAREMAPQMAEWDQKELFPVDMMRKAAQLGFGGVYVRTDVGGSGLSRLDTTVIFEALATGCTSTTAYISIHNMCAWMIDTFGNEEQRHKYCPPLCAMEKFASYCLTEPGSGSDAASLLTSAKLQGDHYILNGSKAFISGGGESDIYVVMCRTGGPGPKGISCIVVEKGTPGFSFGKKEKKVGWNSQPTRAVIFEDCAVPAANRIGSEGQGFLIAMKGLNGGRINIASCSVGAAHASVILTRDHLNVRKQFGEPLASNQYLQFKLADMATRLVASRLLVRSAAVALQEERGDAVALCSMAKLFATDECFAICNQALQMHGGYGYLKDYAVQQYMRDSRVHQILEGTNEVMRMLISRSLLQE; encoded by the exons ATGGCTGCTATGTTGCGGAGCGGTTGCCGGCGTCTCGGAGCGCGGCTCTGCTGCCCTCGCGGTGGTCTCCGGGCCCTCGCCGAGGGCAATCGCCGGAGCTTGGTCTCCTGCATAGATC CTTCCATGGGACTCaatgaagaacagaaagaaattcaGAGAGTGGCCTTTGACTTTGCAGCTCGGGAGATGGCACCACAGATGGCAGAGTGGGACCAGAAG GAACTGTTCCCAGTTGACATGATGCGGAAGGCAGCCCAGCTAGGCTTTGGTGGGGTCTACGTACGAACAGATGTGGGTGGGTCTGGACTGTCACGACTCGATACCACTGTCATCTTTGAAGCCTTGGCTACAGGCTGCACTAGCACCACAGCCTATATAAGCATCCACAA CATGTGTGCCTGGATGATCGATACCTTTGGAAATGAGGAACAGAGGCACAAATATTGCCCGCCGCTCTGTGCCATGGAGAAGTTTGCTTCCTACTGCCTCACTGAGCCAG GAAGTGGGAGCGATGCTGCCTCCCTTTTGACCTCAGCTAAACTCCAAGGCGATCATTACATCCTCAATGGCTCCAAG GCCTTCATCAGTGGTGGAGGTGAATCAGACATCTATGTAGTCATGTGCCGAACAGGAGGACCAGGCCCCAAAGGCATCTCGTGCATAGTTGTTGAGAAAGGGACCCCTGGCTTCAGCTTTggcaagaaggaaaagaag GTGGGGTGGAACTCACAGCCAACCCGAGCCGTGATCTTTGAAGACTGTGCTGTCCCCGCCGCCAACAGAATTGGGAGCGAGGGGCAGGGCTTCCTTATTGCCATGAAAGGACTGAACGGTGGGAGGATCAATATTG CTTCTTGTTCTGTCGGGGCTGCTCATGCTTCAGTCATCCTCACCCGAGACCACCTCAATGTCCGGAAGCAGTTTGGAGAGCCTCTGGCCAGTAACCAG TACCTGCAATTCAAACTGGCTGATATGGCAACGAGGCTGGTGGCCTCGCGGCTCCTGGTCCGCAGTGCAGCAGTGGCTCTGCAGGAGGAGCGGGGAGATGCAGTGGCCCTGTGCTCCATGGCCAAGCTCTTTGCCACAGACGAATGTTTTGCT ATCTGCAACCAGGCCTTACAGATGCATGGAGGCTACGGCTACCTGAAGGACTACGCTGTTCAGCAGTACATGCGGGACTCCAGGGTGCATCAGATCCTAGAAG GTACCAATGAAGTGATGAGGATGCTGATCTCTCGAAGCCTGCTGCAAGAGTAG
- the ACAD8 gene encoding isobutyryl-CoA dehydrogenase, mitochondrial isoform X2, translating to MFSQDTNITASMGLNEEQKEIQRVAFDFAAREMAPQMAEWDQKELFPVDMMRKAAQLGFGGVYVRTDVGGSGLSRLDTTVIFEALATGCTSTTAYISIHNMCAWMIDTFGNEEQRHKYCPPLCAMEKFASYCLTEPGSGSDAASLLTSAKLQGDHYILNGSKAFISGGGESDIYVVMCRTGGPGPKGISCIVVEKGTPGFSFGKKEKKVGWNSQPTRAVIFEDCAVPAANRIGSEGQGFLIAMKGLNGGRINIASCSVGAAHASVILTRDHLNVRKQFGEPLASNQYLQFKLADMATRLVASRLLVRSAAVALQEERGDAVALCSMAKLFATDECFAICNQALQMHGGYGYLKDYAVQQYMRDSRVHQILEGTNEVMRMLISRSLLQE from the exons ATGTTTTCTCAGGATACTAACATAACAG CTTCCATGGGACTCaatgaagaacagaaagaaattcaGAGAGTGGCCTTTGACTTTGCAGCTCGGGAGATGGCACCACAGATGGCAGAGTGGGACCAGAAG GAACTGTTCCCAGTTGACATGATGCGGAAGGCAGCCCAGCTAGGCTTTGGTGGGGTCTACGTACGAACAGATGTGGGTGGGTCTGGACTGTCACGACTCGATACCACTGTCATCTTTGAAGCCTTGGCTACAGGCTGCACTAGCACCACAGCCTATATAAGCATCCACAA CATGTGTGCCTGGATGATCGATACCTTTGGAAATGAGGAACAGAGGCACAAATATTGCCCGCCGCTCTGTGCCATGGAGAAGTTTGCTTCCTACTGCCTCACTGAGCCAG GAAGTGGGAGCGATGCTGCCTCCCTTTTGACCTCAGCTAAACTCCAAGGCGATCATTACATCCTCAATGGCTCCAAG GCCTTCATCAGTGGTGGAGGTGAATCAGACATCTATGTAGTCATGTGCCGAACAGGAGGACCAGGCCCCAAAGGCATCTCGTGCATAGTTGTTGAGAAAGGGACCCCTGGCTTCAGCTTTggcaagaaggaaaagaag GTGGGGTGGAACTCACAGCCAACCCGAGCCGTGATCTTTGAAGACTGTGCTGTCCCCGCCGCCAACAGAATTGGGAGCGAGGGGCAGGGCTTCCTTATTGCCATGAAAGGACTGAACGGTGGGAGGATCAATATTG CTTCTTGTTCTGTCGGGGCTGCTCATGCTTCAGTCATCCTCACCCGAGACCACCTCAATGTCCGGAAGCAGTTTGGAGAGCCTCTGGCCAGTAACCAG TACCTGCAATTCAAACTGGCTGATATGGCAACGAGGCTGGTGGCCTCGCGGCTCCTGGTCCGCAGTGCAGCAGTGGCTCTGCAGGAGGAGCGGGGAGATGCAGTGGCCCTGTGCTCCATGGCCAAGCTCTTTGCCACAGACGAATGTTTTGCT ATCTGCAACCAGGCCTTACAGATGCATGGAGGCTACGGCTACCTGAAGGACTACGCTGTTCAGCAGTACATGCGGGACTCCAGGGTGCATCAGATCCTAGAAG GTACCAATGAAGTGATGAGGATGCTGATCTCTCGAAGCCTGCTGCAAGAGTAG